One segment of Pseudoalteromonas rubra DNA contains the following:
- a CDS encoding SulP family inorganic anion transporter: MFNLIGKAPSSAKNDILSGLTVALALVPEAVAFAFVAHVDPLVGLYAAFIVGLITSIFGGRPGMISGATGALAVVMVSLVIEHGVEYLFATVLLMGVLQILAGVFKLGKFIRMVPHPVMLGFVNGLAIVIFLAQLGQFKVMDGTGTLQWMQGQQLYIMAGLVALTMAIIHFLPKLTTAVPSSLAAILVVTGLVIGLDLDTRNVLDYLKDMSGNVNATIAGGFPEFHIPQVPWTWETFMIIFPYALILAAIGLIESLLTLTLIDEITETRGHSNRECIGQGAANMTCGVFGAMGGCAMIGQSMININSGGRSRLSGITAAILLLAFILFAASLIEMIPLAALVGVMFMVVLGTFEWSSFRLMKRIPKSDAFVIVLVSGVTVVTDLAIAVCVGVIVSALVFAWEHAKHIYTSNYIDEQGSKVYELHGPLFFGSVKNFAELFDVANDPADVIIEFKHSRVADHSAIEAIDALAEKYTKAGKKLHLRHLSQDCQQLLAKAADLVEVNVIEDPKYKVASDKLA, encoded by the coding sequence ATGTTTAATCTAATAGGCAAAGCGCCCAGCTCTGCTAAGAACGACATACTGTCAGGATTGACCGTCGCTCTGGCGTTGGTACCTGAAGCTGTCGCATTTGCGTTTGTCGCACATGTCGACCCATTAGTCGGCTTATACGCCGCGTTCATCGTGGGCTTGATCACGTCTATTTTTGGTGGTCGTCCAGGTATGATATCTGGTGCAACCGGTGCGCTTGCCGTCGTTATGGTGAGCCTGGTGATTGAACATGGTGTCGAATACCTGTTTGCGACAGTGTTGCTGATGGGGGTCTTACAGATCCTCGCAGGCGTATTTAAGCTTGGTAAGTTCATTCGTATGGTACCGCACCCGGTGATGCTCGGCTTCGTAAATGGCCTGGCCATCGTGATTTTCCTGGCTCAGCTTGGCCAGTTTAAGGTGATGGATGGAACTGGCACATTACAGTGGATGCAAGGACAGCAGCTTTATATCATGGCTGGTCTGGTAGCGTTGACGATGGCAATCATCCACTTTCTACCAAAACTAACAACGGCGGTACCGTCAAGCCTGGCAGCAATCCTGGTGGTTACTGGTTTGGTGATTGGACTCGACCTGGATACGCGTAACGTTCTGGATTACCTCAAAGATATGAGTGGCAATGTGAATGCTACTATTGCAGGCGGCTTCCCTGAATTCCATATCCCTCAGGTGCCGTGGACATGGGAAACTTTCATGATTATTTTCCCATATGCACTGATCCTTGCCGCGATTGGTCTGATTGAATCATTACTGACCCTGACCTTGATCGACGAGATCACTGAAACACGTGGCCATTCGAACAGAGAGTGTATTGGCCAGGGCGCTGCAAACATGACCTGTGGTGTATTCGGTGCAATGGGTGGCTGTGCAATGATTGGTCAGTCAATGATCAACATTAATTCAGGTGGTCGTAGCCGTCTGTCTGGTATTACCGCTGCCATATTACTACTTGCCTTTATCTTGTTTGCTGCCAGCCTAATCGAAATGATCCCACTGGCTGCTTTGGTTGGTGTGATGTTTATGGTTGTACTGGGTACTTTTGAGTGGTCCAGCTTCCGCCTGATGAAGCGCATTCCAAAGAGCGACGCGTTTGTAATTGTCCTGGTATCTGGTGTCACAGTGGTGACCGACCTCGCTATCGCAGTCTGTGTTGGTGTGATTGTCTCAGCGCTGGTTTTCGCCTGGGAGCACGCTAAACACATCTATACCAGCAATTACATTGATGAGCAGGGCTCAAAAGTGTATGAGTTACATGGCCCATTATTCTTTGGCTCTGTGAAGAATTTTGCTGAGTTGTTTGATGTGGCAAATGATCCGGCTGATGTGATCATTGAGTTCAAACATAGCCGAGTTGCCGACCACAGTGCAATTGAAGCCATTGATGCGCTTGCAGAAAAGTACACTAAGGCCGGAAAGAAATTGCATTTGCGTCACCTGAGTCAGGATTGCCAGCAGTTATTGGCAAAAGCGGCAGATTTGGTGGAAGTGAATGTGATAGAAGATCCAAAATACAAAGTTGCATCGGATAAACTGGCGTAA
- a CDS encoding Lrp/AsnC family transcriptional regulator, protein MSLNQVDRQILALLQQDASLSTAEIADKVGLSQSPCWRRIAKLEQDGYIKGKVALLDEKQLGFDMLVYAHVKLSNHGRNNLAEFEKLIMSYDEVTECYTMAGTMDFMLRIISRGIEGYEQFVRDNLLNLEYVQEVHSNVTMTCVKRTTALPI, encoded by the coding sequence ATGTCATTAAATCAGGTTGATCGTCAAATACTAGCGCTGTTACAGCAAGATGCGAGTTTATCTACGGCAGAAATAGCCGACAAAGTAGGGCTGTCCCAGTCACCTTGTTGGCGTCGTATTGCCAAACTCGAGCAAGATGGTTATATCAAAGGAAAAGTTGCATTGCTGGATGAGAAACAGCTTGGTTTTGATATGCTTGTTTATGCTCATGTTAAGTTATCTAACCATGGCCGTAATAACCTTGCAGAATTCGAAAAATTGATCATGAGTTATGACGAAGTCACTGAGTGCTATACGATGGCAGGCACGATGGACTTTATGTTACGCATTATTTCTCGTGGTATAGAAGGGTATGAGCAATTTGTCAGAGATAATCTGCTCAACCTCGAATATGTTCAGGAAGTTCATTCAAACGTTACAATGACGTGCGTTAAGCGAACCACAGCCCTGCCAATCTGA
- a CDS encoding MBL fold metallo-hydrolase encodes MQVITIPVTPFMQNCRIICCPGTGLCAVVDPGGDVDKILSVIKERTLKVEMILLTHGHLDHVGASEALSEALGVDIVGPQREDKFWFDALPMQAQMFGFAPQASFFPRRWLEDGECVELGELKLEVRHCPGHTPGHVVFYEPQSATVLVGDVLFKGSVGRTDFPKGDAALLKRSIETQLFTLPEATRVMSGHGEDTSIGYEQRHNPFMSGRFG; translated from the coding sequence ATGCAGGTAATCACCATACCCGTCACACCATTTATGCAGAACTGTCGGATTATTTGTTGTCCTGGCACAGGTCTGTGCGCAGTGGTTGACCCGGGGGGCGATGTTGATAAAATATTGTCTGTTATAAAGGAACGCACCCTTAAAGTTGAAATGATTTTGCTTACGCATGGGCATCTTGACCATGTTGGTGCCAGTGAGGCGTTATCCGAAGCTTTAGGGGTTGATATTGTCGGGCCACAGCGCGAAGATAAGTTTTGGTTTGATGCATTACCTATGCAAGCGCAGATGTTTGGCTTTGCACCGCAGGCCTCGTTCTTTCCCAGACGCTGGCTTGAAGACGGCGAATGCGTTGAACTTGGCGAGCTGAAATTGGAAGTGCGCCACTGTCCCGGACATACGCCGGGTCATGTCGTGTTTTATGAGCCACAGAGTGCAACTGTATTGGTTGGTGATGTGTTGTTCAAGGGCTCAGTCGGCAGAACAGATTTTCCAAAGGGGGATGCGGCATTGCTAAAACGTTCTATCGAAACTCAGCTATTCACTTTACCAGAGGCGACTCGGGTAATGAGTGGCCATGGTGAAGATACGTCGATTGGGTATGAGCAGCGACATAATCCTTTTATGAGCGGGCGGTTTGGCTGA
- a CDS encoding M14 family metallopeptidase, which produces MNLGIVLLSATVNLNSHLPPLQDWQGKSVDLMQEQGPLTTDFELSKGLESPDYAKTMAFIDRLVAANPTQFKAVTIGKSNAGRDIKMLIASQVNQFSPAMLKNNNKPTLLVQAGIHAGEIDGKDAMFMLLRDIATGKRRDVLNKVNILFIPVLNVDGHERRSAYNRINQRGPATMGYRTNGLNLNLNRDYTKLDTPGVRAVMQVINQYQPAMYLDLHVTDGADYQYDITYGFNPSFASESPAVAKVLEQHFTPMIDEKLRQQGHEPGPLVFVMDKRDFKKGLAGWVAGPRFSNGWADIKALPSILLENHSLKPYKQRVLGTYVFVDGVIDALSEHHQALAKAVETEKHFVPDELVVERSYAEKPALITFKGIAYKRFKSALSGQMEAKYLGEPMLYEQLPVYWQKEVKVKVKVPSAFYIPPAYTNTVEKLKLHGVTVEQLNTDVLADDLVQLAITSYQFADTPFEGRFRVSAEFEQQAVSTSLSLSGWYRVSTQQANGELVTHLLHPQAPDSFFAWGDFPGVFQRTEYVENYALEPFARKMLKDNPAMALAFDKKISEDKAFAKDPKARMEWLYQRTPYYDQAYLKYPILMSFKEK; this is translated from the coding sequence ATGAATTTAGGCATTGTTTTGCTAAGTGCAACAGTAAATCTGAATAGTCATTTACCACCGCTGCAAGACTGGCAGGGAAAAAGTGTCGACCTGATGCAGGAGCAGGGACCACTCACCACAGATTTTGAACTGAGCAAGGGTCTGGAAAGTCCGGACTATGCAAAAACGATGGCATTTATCGACCGCCTGGTCGCGGCGAATCCAACTCAGTTTAAGGCGGTTACGATAGGGAAGAGTAATGCAGGCCGCGATATTAAAATGTTGATTGCGTCTCAGGTAAATCAGTTCAGTCCAGCTATGTTGAAAAATAACAACAAACCGACATTGCTGGTCCAGGCTGGGATCCACGCGGGCGAAATAGACGGCAAAGATGCTATGTTTATGCTTTTACGCGATATAGCGACGGGCAAACGGCGTGATGTGCTCAACAAGGTTAATATTCTGTTTATTCCCGTGCTGAACGTCGATGGTCACGAGAGAAGAAGTGCCTATAACCGCATAAATCAGCGTGGCCCTGCGACGATGGGTTATCGCACCAATGGGCTCAATCTGAACCTCAATCGTGACTACACTAAGCTTGACACGCCAGGTGTGCGAGCTGTTATGCAAGTGATCAATCAATACCAGCCCGCTATGTATCTTGACTTGCATGTGACGGATGGCGCTGACTATCAATATGATATTACCTATGGGTTTAACCCCAGCTTTGCCAGTGAGTCGCCCGCTGTTGCTAAAGTGCTGGAGCAGCATTTTACGCCTATGATAGACGAAAAACTTCGCCAGCAAGGCCATGAGCCAGGCCCTCTGGTGTTTGTAATGGATAAACGAGACTTTAAAAAAGGGCTCGCAGGCTGGGTGGCTGGCCCGCGGTTTTCAAATGGCTGGGCAGATATTAAGGCACTGCCGAGCATATTGTTAGAGAATCATTCTCTAAAACCTTATAAACAACGAGTACTAGGTACTTATGTATTTGTTGATGGCGTCATTGATGCATTGTCTGAGCATCATCAGGCATTAGCTAAAGCGGTTGAAACAGAGAAACATTTTGTGCCGGATGAGTTGGTTGTTGAACGCAGCTATGCTGAAAAACCAGCACTGATAACATTTAAAGGTATTGCCTATAAACGCTTCAAAAGTGCGTTATCAGGTCAAATGGAAGCCAAATATCTTGGCGAGCCAATGTTGTATGAGCAACTCCCCGTTTACTGGCAAAAAGAAGTAAAGGTTAAAGTGAAAGTGCCCAGTGCGTTTTACATTCCGCCTGCTTATACCAATACTGTGGAAAAGCTTAAACTCCATGGGGTTACCGTTGAGCAGCTGAATACTGATGTATTGGCTGATGATTTGGTTCAGCTTGCGATAACCTCATATCAATTTGCAGACACCCCATTTGAAGGGCGTTTTCGTGTTAGTGCCGAATTTGAGCAGCAGGCAGTGTCGACATCCCTGAGCCTGTCGGGCTGGTATCGAGTGTCAACTCAGCAAGCCAATGGAGAGCTGGTAACCCATTTGCTACACCCTCAAGCACCTGACTCGTTTTTCGCCTGGGGGGATTTCCCTGGCGTGTTCCAGCGCACTGAGTACGTTGAAAATTATGCGCTTGAACCTTTCGCCCGGAAAATGTTAAAAGACAATCCGGCAATGGCACTGGCGTTTGATAAAAAAATCAGCGAGGATAAAGCCTTTGCGAAAGATCCAAAAGCGAGAATGGAGTGGCTATATCAGCGTACGCCATATTATGATCAGGCTTATCTGAAGTATCCGATACTCATGTCCTTTAAGGAAAAATAA
- a CDS encoding SDR family oxidoreductase codes for MTKSILITGCSTGIGHYCAKALHHSGFRVVASVRNPEHLTRFEADGIPCILLDLADEASIKKGFDEAVALCDGKLDALFNNGAYGQPGAVEDLPTEVLRAQFETNLFGWHTLTRMAVAHMRNHGGDSRIIQNSSVLGLVALPYRGAYNASKFALEGLTDTLRMELNGSNIQVSLIEPGPVLSDFRRNARIAFEQHIEINSSAHKAEYEAQLARLNAQSAPQKFTLGPDAVYEKLVHALTAKRAKPRYYVTFPTYLMGYLKRLLSSTWLDKILLKNR; via the coding sequence ATGACAAAATCGATTTTAATCACAGGTTGCTCCACCGGCATTGGCCATTACTGCGCCAAAGCGCTTCATCACAGTGGGTTTCGAGTAGTGGCGTCGGTGCGCAATCCTGAACACTTGACGCGCTTTGAAGCTGATGGCATACCCTGCATCCTGTTGGATCTGGCGGATGAAGCGTCTATCAAAAAGGGGTTTGATGAGGCTGTTGCGCTGTGCGACGGAAAGCTCGATGCGCTGTTTAACAACGGCGCTTATGGTCAGCCCGGCGCGGTAGAAGACTTACCAACCGAGGTTTTACGCGCACAATTTGAAACCAATTTGTTCGGCTGGCATACCCTGACGCGCATGGCAGTTGCCCATATGAGAAACCATGGCGGCGACAGCCGAATCATTCAAAACTCATCCGTTCTGGGACTTGTCGCTTTGCCCTACCGCGGCGCCTACAATGCCAGTAAATTCGCGTTGGAAGGGCTTACAGATACACTCCGCATGGAGCTAAATGGGTCAAATATTCAGGTAAGCCTGATAGAGCCTGGCCCTGTCTTATCTGATTTTCGTCGTAATGCGCGCATTGCGTTTGAACAACATATTGAAATAAACAGCAGTGCACATAAAGCGGAATACGAAGCACAGTTAGCACGACTGAATGCGCAGTCTGCACCTCAAAAGTTTACCTTAGGGCCTGATGCAGTCTACGAAAAGCTCGTGCATGCACTGACAGCAAAACGTGCAAAGCCAAGGTATTACGTCACCTTCCCGACCTACTTAATGGGATATCTTAAGCGCTTGCTTAGCTCAACCTGGCTGGACAAAATTTTGCTCAAAAATAGATAG
- the rplT gene encoding 50S ribosomal protein L20: MARVKRGVIARARHKKVLKQAKGYYGARSRVYRVAFQAVTKAGQYAYRDRRAKKRTFRQLWIARINAAARQNGLSYSRFINGLKKSSVEIDRKILADIAVYDQVAFAALVAKAKEGLAA; this comes from the coding sequence ATGGCAAGAGTTAAACGCGGTGTTATCGCACGTGCACGTCACAAAAAAGTATTAAAGCAAGCTAAAGGTTACTACGGAGCGCGTTCACGCGTTTATCGCGTAGCTTTCCAGGCAGTAACTAAAGCAGGTCAATACGCTTACCGTGACCGTCGCGCTAAGAAACGTACTTTCCGTCAACTATGGATTGCACGTATCAACGCTGCTGCACGTCAAAACGGCCTTTCTTACAGCCGTTTCATCAATGGCCTTAAAAAGTCATCTGTTGAAATCGATCGTAAGATCCTAGCTGATATCGCAGTATACGACCAGGTAGCTTTCGCAGCACTTGTTGCTAAAGCAAAAGAAGGTCTTGCAGCTTAA
- the rpmI gene encoding 50S ribosomal protein L35 — protein MSYKLKTHRGAAKRFKKTASGGFKRKQSHLRHILTKKSSKRKLHLRNKTMVHKNDLGLINRMLPFA, from the coding sequence ATGTCTTACAAACTAAAGACACACAGAGGTGCTGCTAAGCGCTTCAAAAAGACTGCTTCTGGCGGTTTCAAGCGTAAACAGTCGCATCTTCGTCACATTCTGACTAAGAAATCTTCTAAGCGTAAACTTCACCTACGTAACAAGACTATGGTTCATAAGAATGACCTGGGTCTTATCAATCGTATGTTACCATTCGCTTAA
- the infC gene encoding translation initiation factor IF-3, with protein sequence MEERTIRGGKKGQTTAQKNRINEEISAKEVRLIDAEGEQAGVVSIREARTLAEEAGLDLVEISPNAEPPVCKVMDYGKFLFEKAKLQKEQKKKQKQIQVKEIKFRPGTDEGDYQVKLRNLRKFLEAGDKAKITIRFRGREMAHQEIAIEMLNRLKADLEEVAQVESFPNRVEGRQMIMMMAPIAKKS encoded by the coding sequence TTGGAGGAACGTACCATTAGAGGCGGCAAAAAAGGGCAAACTACTGCTCAGAAAAATCGTATCAATGAAGAAATATCAGCAAAAGAAGTTCGCTTAATTGACGCTGAAGGCGAGCAGGCGGGCGTAGTTTCTATTAGAGAAGCAAGAACGCTTGCAGAAGAAGCCGGCCTGGACCTGGTTGAGATCAGTCCAAATGCAGAGCCACCAGTCTGTAAAGTAATGGACTATGGTAAGTTCCTTTTTGAAAAAGCAAAACTACAAAAAGAACAAAAGAAAAAGCAAAAACAGATCCAGGTTAAAGAAATCAAATTCCGTCCTGGCACGGACGAAGGCGATTATCAGGTTAAACTGCGTAACCTTCGCAAATTCCTTGAAGCGGGCGACAAAGCGAAAATCACCATTCGTTTCCGTGGCCGTGAAATGGCTCACCAGGAAATTGCCATTGAAATGCTTAATCGTTTGAAAGCCGATCTGGAAGAAGTGGCTCAGGTAGAGTCATTCCCGAACCGGGTTGAAGGTCGTCAAATGATTATGATGATGGCACCTATTGCGAAAAAGTCTTAA
- the thrS gene encoding threonine--tRNA ligase, whose amino-acid sequence MPVITLPDGSQRIFENPVTTLEVAQDIGPGLAKATIAGRVDGVRVDACDPIEQDAQLEIITAKDEDGLEIIRHSCAHLIGHAVKQLFPEAKMAIGPTIDNGFYYDIDMEHSLTQEDLDAIEKRMLELAKTNYDVVKKKVSWQEARDAFEARGETYKMEILDENIEKDDRPGLYHHEEYVDMCRGPHVPNMKFCHHFKIMKVAGAYWRGNAENKMLQRIYGTAWADKKQLKAYLKRLEEAEKRDHRKIGKALDLWHWQEEAPGMVFWHNDGWSIYRELEEFVREKLREYAYEEVKGPLMMDRGLWEKSGHWDKYSDAMFTTESEKREYAIKPMNCPGHVQIFNQGLKSYRDLPLRMAEFGCCHRNEPSGALHGLMRVRGFTQDDAHVFCTEEQVMDEVSACINMIYDTYSTFGFEKIVVKLSTRPEKRIGDDEMWDKAEEALADALKANDIEFGYLPGEGAFYGPKIEFTLYDCLERAWQCGTVQLDFALPGRLGATYVAENNERKTPVMIHRAVLGSIERFIGILTEEYAGLFPTWLAPKQVVIMNITDKQADYVHEVVQKLNKLGIRACADLRNEKIGFKIREHTLKRIPYLLVVGDKEVEQQEVAVRTRKGEDLGKFSVDDFIAKISEEIKDRR is encoded by the coding sequence ATGCCAGTAATTACTCTCCCTGACGGCAGTCAGCGTATATTTGAAAACCCGGTTACAACTTTAGAAGTCGCTCAAGACATCGGCCCTGGTTTGGCTAAGGCCACCATTGCAGGTCGTGTAGACGGTGTGCGTGTTGATGCCTGTGATCCGATTGAACAGGATGCACAATTAGAAATTATCACAGCCAAAGATGAAGATGGCTTAGAGATCATTCGTCACTCTTGTGCTCACCTGATCGGCCATGCGGTTAAACAGCTTTTCCCTGAAGCGAAAATGGCGATCGGCCCGACCATAGATAATGGTTTTTATTATGACATCGATATGGAGCACTCGCTGACCCAGGAAGACCTCGATGCCATCGAAAAACGTATGCTTGAGCTAGCCAAAACCAATTACGACGTTGTTAAAAAGAAAGTAAGCTGGCAAGAAGCGCGTGATGCGTTTGAAGCGCGTGGCGAGACCTATAAGATGGAAATCCTGGATGAGAACATTGAAAAAGATGATCGTCCGGGTCTGTATCATCATGAAGAATATGTTGATATGTGTCGTGGTCCACACGTACCAAACATGAAATTCTGCCACCACTTCAAAATCATGAAGGTGGCTGGCGCATACTGGCGTGGTAATGCCGAAAATAAAATGTTGCAGCGTATCTACGGCACAGCGTGGGCTGATAAGAAACAGCTGAAAGCTTACCTGAAACGCCTTGAAGAAGCCGAGAAACGCGATCACCGTAAAATTGGTAAAGCGCTTGATTTGTGGCACTGGCAAGAAGAAGCGCCGGGCATGGTCTTCTGGCACAACGATGGGTGGAGCATCTATCGTGAATTAGAAGAATTCGTGCGTGAAAAGCTACGTGAATATGCATACGAAGAAGTTAAAGGTCCGCTGATGATGGACCGTGGCTTGTGGGAAAAATCAGGTCACTGGGACAAGTACTCGGATGCGATGTTCACCACTGAGTCTGAGAAGCGTGAGTATGCAATAAAGCCAATGAACTGTCCTGGCCATGTTCAGATCTTCAACCAAGGTCTGAAGTCATACCGTGATCTGCCGCTGCGTATGGCAGAGTTTGGCTGTTGTCACCGTAACGAGCCATCAGGTGCATTGCACGGCCTGATGCGTGTGCGTGGTTTTACTCAGGATGATGCGCACGTCTTCTGTACCGAAGAGCAGGTAATGGATGAAGTATCCGCCTGTATCAATATGATCTATGATACCTATTCGACGTTCGGCTTTGAGAAAATTGTTGTAAAGCTCTCAACGCGTCCTGAGAAACGTATCGGTGATGACGAAATGTGGGACAAGGCTGAAGAAGCACTGGCTGATGCACTAAAAGCAAATGATATCGAATTTGGTTATTTGCCGGGCGAAGGTGCATTCTACGGCCCTAAGATCGAATTTACTTTGTATGACTGTCTTGAGCGTGCTTGGCAATGTGGCACAGTGCAGCTAGACTTTGCTTTACCGGGCCGTTTAGGCGCGACTTATGTAGCGGAAAATAATGAACGTAAAACGCCGGTGATGATCCACCGCGCCGTGTTAGGGTCAATAGAGCGTTTCATCGGTATTTTAACCGAAGAGTACGCAGGGTTATTCCCGACCTGGCTTGCGCCGAAGCAAGTGGTGATCATGAATATCACCGACAAACAGGCAGACTATGTGCACGAAGTTGTACAAAAACTGAATAAACTGGGAATAAGAGCCTGTGCTGACTTGAGAAATGAAAAGATTGGCTTTAAAATCCGCGAGCATACTTTAAAACGTATCCCTTATCTGCTTGTTGTCGGTGACAAAGAAGTTGAACAACAAGAAGTAGCGGTAAGAACGCGCAAAGGTGAAGACCTGGGCAAGTTCTCTGTAGATGATTTCATCGCTAAAATCAGCGAAGAGATTAAAGACAGACGTTAA
- a CDS encoding endonuclease/exonuclease/phosphatase family protein, whose amino-acid sequence MAQKHSYKFASFNLLNFAAPPYSFYQLEESYNDTQWLTKTQFITGLIQHMDPSVIVFQEVFSPETLATLCEDLGLPYFATVDTPKPDLVYPNVLFNPIVAIASKFPFKSFTPLEPCPELLEYLNNQHQFKFNRTPIKCSFELPGLGLTTVYAVHFKSQRVHSMAHMLGNTPQEDPLLTLLHQTVGTMQSQISRSLEASIVYYDALKTQREKGAATLVMGDFNDHIASPALSFMTQQFPTSAIHQDFNSVGLFDSFCLADNQLSFGQKPPTHYYQGVGNTLDYILASKEFNPNLEQSKVRRLTYHNYASHLDPKRDEEDIRYSDHAAIAIEMILQ is encoded by the coding sequence ATGGCACAGAAACACTCATACAAGTTTGCATCTTTTAATTTGCTGAACTTTGCTGCGCCGCCCTATTCTTTTTACCAGCTGGAAGAATCGTATAACGACACTCAATGGCTGACCAAAACACAGTTCATTACGGGCCTGATCCAACATATGGACCCCAGCGTAATTGTGTTTCAGGAGGTATTTAGCCCCGAGACACTGGCCACCTTGTGTGAAGATCTGGGACTGCCTTATTTCGCAACCGTTGACACCCCAAAACCGGACTTGGTTTACCCAAATGTGCTGTTCAATCCCATTGTCGCCATTGCCAGCAAATTCCCGTTTAAGAGCTTTACCCCGTTGGAACCGTGCCCCGAATTACTGGAATACCTCAACAATCAGCATCAATTTAAGTTTAACCGGACCCCAATAAAATGTAGCTTCGAGCTGCCTGGCTTAGGCCTGACAACCGTTTATGCCGTACACTTTAAATCCCAGCGAGTTCACTCAATGGCCCACATGCTGGGCAACACTCCTCAGGAGGATCCTCTTCTGACTTTATTGCATCAAACGGTTGGCACCATGCAATCACAAATATCCCGCTCACTCGAAGCCTCTATTGTCTATTATGATGCACTGAAGACACAGCGCGAAAAAGGCGCCGCGACACTGGTGATGGGCGATTTTAACGATCACATTGCCAGTCCTGCGCTGTCTTTTATGACACAACAGTTCCCAACCAGCGCCATCCACCAGGACTTTAACAGCGTCGGGCTGTTCGACAGTTTTTGTCTGGCCGATAACCAACTCAGTTTCGGACAAAAACCCCCCACACATTATTATCAGGGAGTGGGCAATACGCTTGACTACATTCTCGCCTCCAAAGAATTCAATCCAAACCTTGAGCAGAGCAAGGTAAGGCGTCTCACGTATCATAACTACGCGTCGCACTTAGACCCCAAACGAGACGAAGAAGACATTCGCTATTCCGATCACGCGGCCATCGCCATCGAAATGATACTGCAATAA
- a CDS encoding DUF3010 family protein: MRTLGVEITGSEALLCLLSKEEDVFDIRDIRQTRFTLGNIGQDTEAMRKFHFDFAKLVEDYKIDSIAIRQRAHKGKFAGSAAGFKMEAALQLIDGTDVKLLSSTEVKEQLKRNPVPVDFADTGLKKYQEQAFHNAYVFIMRKTYGHEDAEPAE; the protein is encoded by the coding sequence ATGAGAACACTCGGTGTAGAGATTACCGGCAGCGAGGCCCTGCTGTGCCTTCTGAGCAAAGAAGAAGACGTTTTTGATATTCGCGATATTCGCCAGACTCGCTTTACACTTGGCAATATTGGCCAGGACACAGAGGCAATGCGCAAATTCCACTTCGATTTTGCCAAACTGGTAGAAGATTACAAAATTGACTCTATAGCCATCCGCCAACGTGCCCACAAAGGTAAGTTTGCTGGCAGCGCAGCGGGCTTTAAAATGGAAGCCGCGCTCCAGCTTATTGACGGCACTGATGTGAAGTTATTGTCTTCTACGGAAGTGAAAGAACAGCTTAAACGTAACCCTGTGCCTGTTGACTTCGCCGATACTGGCCTGAAAAAGTATCAGGAACAAGCGTTTCACAACGCCTACGTATTCATTATGCGTAAAACTTACGGTCATGAAGACGCCGAGCCGGCAGAATAA